Proteins encoded by one window of Erwinia pyrifoliae DSM 12163:
- the cspA gene encoding RNA chaperone/antiterminator CspA: MSNKMTGLVKWFNAEKGFGFISPTDGSKDVFVHFSAIQNGGFKTLEEGQKVEFTIENGQKGPAAANVTAL; this comes from the coding sequence ATGTCTAACAAAATGACTGGTTTGGTAAAATGGTTCAACGCTGAGAAAGGTTTCGGCTTCATCTCCCCAACCGACGGCAGCAAAGACGTTTTCGTACACTTCTCTGCAATCCAGAACGGCGGCTTCAAGACGCTGGAAGAAGGTCAGAAAGTTGAGTTCACTATCGAAAATGGCCAGAAAGGCCCTGCAGCTGCTAACGTAACTGCGCTGTAA
- a CDS encoding I78 family peptidase inhibitor, which produces MKYHGKIAAMLALMVLAGCQSVDNKSTSSTAVDPEMDRCGASQYQQYTGKPLTAVESLHFEHAVRAIPYNSAVTMDFNLNRINFMGDKQGNISQVYCG; this is translated from the coding sequence GTGAAGTATCATGGAAAAATAGCCGCAATGCTGGCGTTGATGGTGCTGGCAGGCTGCCAGTCAGTTGATAATAAAAGTACGTCCTCCACAGCGGTGGATCCTGAAATGGACCGTTGCGGCGCATCGCAATATCAACAGTACACGGGCAAGCCGCTGACGGCCGTAGAATCTCTCCACTTCGAACACGCGGTGCGCGCAATACCTTATAACTCTGCCGTGACGATGGATTTCAATCTCAACCGCATCAACTTCATGGGTGATAAGCAGGGCAACATCAGCCAGGTCTATTGCGGATGA
- a CDS encoding CPBP family intramembrane glutamic endopeptidase, translated as MTPASDKVSHTLLCCGVFMLWYTIALLVNLLPHIDTLKSQGMLMPALCMLEFAALVPVYQWYTRRFTDIPLGELRARQLLLFCALLLATMASQSLYLLPESWTAGQTGYTSLSRVGFCLAVVLLAPIFEEILFRGFILQGFLLWAPHQRLGCAIMTSLIFALLHSQYVHLQTVISLVVLSLLLCAARFVSGGLRLPMVLHMLNNFLGVAPLFWQSFSRQSFCGLVQFITAWPSL; from the coding sequence ATGACACCAGCCAGTGACAAAGTCAGCCATACCCTGCTTTGCTGCGGCGTGTTTATGCTTTGGTACACGATTGCGCTACTGGTTAATCTGTTGCCCCATATCGATACGTTAAAAAGCCAGGGAATGCTGATGCCGGCGCTCTGTATGCTGGAGTTCGCCGCGCTGGTGCCTGTTTACCAGTGGTATACGCGCCGCTTTACGGATATCCCCCTGGGTGAACTGCGCGCGCGCCAGTTACTGCTGTTCTGCGCCCTGCTGCTGGCGACAATGGCCAGCCAGTCGTTATATTTGCTGCCGGAAAGCTGGACCGCCGGCCAGACAGGTTACACCAGCCTGAGCCGGGTTGGTTTCTGCCTGGCCGTGGTACTGCTGGCTCCGATATTTGAAGAAATTCTGTTTCGCGGTTTTATCCTGCAGGGGTTCCTGCTGTGGGCGCCACACCAACGACTGGGCTGCGCAATAATGACCTCCCTCATTTTTGCCCTCCTGCACAGCCAGTACGTTCACCTGCAAACCGTGATTTCGCTTGTGGTGCTGTCACTCCTGCTGTGCGCCGCGCGCTTTGTTTCAGGCGGTCTCAGGCTGCCAATGGTTTTGCATATGTTGAACAACTTTCTCGGCGTTGCCCCCCTTTTCTGGCAGAGCTTCAGCCGCCAGTCCTTCTGCGGCCTGGTTCAGTTTATAACTGCCTGGCCAAGCTTATAA
- a CDS encoding ABC transporter substrate-binding protein, which produces MKIAVPSVLVLTMAASFVACAATPADTLVIAQSIDDVNSFDPADGFELSSVQAFTNLYQRLVQSDPQNPVDLQPTLATSWQPGSDNRSMTFTLRNGARFASGNPVRPEDVIFSLSRVIKLNLDPSFILAQLGWTKDNVDARLKKIDDQRVQISWSANVSPTYVLSLLAAPVSSIVDEKTVMANEKQGDLGNKWLALHSAGSGPYQIRKYIPHEVALFSANPGSPAGAPKLKNVLIKNVPEPAARRLLLEQGDADIARNLGADQMASLKDKPGVKTLAVPMASLYYIQFNIDANPVLKNPALWEASRYLFDYKGIANDLLKGQFQVHQSFLPQGFLGSLNDNPFTYDAEKAKAILKKAGLTNVSFKLSTSNQPPYLDIAQALQASFAKGGIKVEVEPGISSEVATRVKSHQYQATLNAWGADYFDPNTNAAAFAYNPEDGSKTLAWRSNWHIPELNKQTLAATAESDKATRVKLYQKLQREVQQNSPYIIGMQARNLVALRDNLKGYVQGINPDMVYYSQVTK; this is translated from the coding sequence ATGAAAATTGCAGTCCCGTCTGTTCTCGTTCTGACTATGGCGGCATCTTTTGTTGCCTGTGCCGCTACGCCTGCGGACACCCTGGTCATTGCCCAGTCAATTGACGACGTAAACAGTTTCGACCCGGCTGACGGTTTTGAACTCTCTTCGGTTCAGGCTTTTACCAATCTCTATCAGCGCCTGGTTCAGTCCGATCCGCAAAACCCTGTCGACCTGCAACCCACGCTGGCCACCAGCTGGCAGCCCGGTAGCGACAACCGCAGCATGACCTTTACCCTGCGCAATGGGGCACGATTCGCATCCGGCAATCCCGTGCGCCCGGAAGATGTGATCTTCTCACTGTCGCGCGTTATCAAGCTGAACCTCGATCCGTCGTTTATCCTGGCACAGCTCGGTTGGACCAAAGATAACGTTGATGCCCGCTTGAAAAAGATCGACGACCAGCGTGTGCAAATCAGCTGGAGCGCCAACGTCAGCCCGACTTACGTACTCAGCCTGCTGGCCGCCCCGGTGTCATCGATCGTCGACGAAAAAACGGTGATGGCTAACGAAAAACAGGGCGATCTCGGCAACAAATGGCTGGCCCTGCACTCTGCAGGCAGCGGTCCTTATCAGATTCGCAAATATATTCCGCACGAAGTGGCGCTGTTCAGTGCCAATCCCGGCTCTCCGGCCGGTGCACCAAAATTAAAAAACGTGCTGATTAAAAATGTGCCGGAACCGGCTGCGCGCCGTCTGTTACTGGAACAGGGCGATGCCGATATTGCACGTAATCTGGGTGCCGACCAGATGGCCTCCCTAAAGGACAAGCCCGGGGTGAAAACGCTCGCAGTACCCATGGCCTCGTTGTATTACATTCAGTTCAATATCGACGCCAACCCGGTGCTGAAAAACCCGGCTCTGTGGGAAGCTTCGCGCTATCTCTTTGACTATAAAGGCATTGCCAACGACCTGCTGAAAGGACAATTCCAGGTTCATCAGTCGTTCCTGCCGCAAGGCTTCCTCGGCTCGCTGAACGATAACCCGTTCACCTACGATGCGGAAAAAGCGAAAGCGATACTGAAGAAAGCGGGCCTGACCAACGTGAGCTTCAAGCTGTCCACCAGCAACCAGCCGCCATACCTGGACATCGCTCAGGCTCTGCAGGCCAGTTTTGCCAAAGGCGGCATCAAAGTAGAGGTGGAGCCGGGCATCAGCTCCGAAGTGGCAACCCGGGTGAAATCACACCAATACCAGGCCACTCTGAACGCTTGGGGAGCCGACTATTTCGATCCGAATACCAATGCCGCCGCGTTTGCCTATAACCCGGAAGATGGCAGTAAAACCCTGGCATGGCGCTCTAACTGGCATATTCCTGAACTGAACAAGCAGACGCTGGCCGCCACGGCGGAAAGCGATAAGGCCACGCGCGTCAAGCTGTACCAGAAATTGCAGCGTGAAGTGCAGCAAAACTCGCCCTATATCATCGGTATGCAGGCACGTAATCTGGTGGCGCTGCGCGATAACCTGAAAGGCTACGTGCAGGGCATTAACCCGGATATGGTGTATTACAGCCAGGTCACCAAGTAA
- a CDS encoding ABC transporter permease, translating to MTASVHPAGLSARLFWRRSGGVLSALISLVVTLFGLLLFTFALSHLSPVDPVLQIAGDHASESTYAQVRASLGLDQPLPLQFWHYVQHLVRGDLGISSMTNQPVASDLARTFPATIELATCAMIFGALFGILLALLAAWKPGSLLDNVARLISLLGYSVPVFWLGLLGLLLFYAVLHWSAGPGRLDDIWIYTLEPKTGLVLIDSWLSGDREMLRNAIAHLWLPVVVLGLLSMATITRLLRAALLEESSKEYVTLARAKGASRGRILLLHIFPNVRGTLITVLALSYATLLEGSVLTETVFAWPGVGRYMTTALFASDTPAILGSTLLIGGCFIAINALADALTYLTDPRTR from the coding sequence ATGACGGCATCTGTTCACCCTGCCGGGCTTTCCGCCCGGCTTTTCTGGCGTCGTAGCGGCGGAGTCCTGAGCGCGCTTATTTCACTGGTGGTTACCCTGTTCGGGCTGCTGCTCTTCACCTTTGCACTATCGCACCTTTCACCGGTTGACCCGGTGTTGCAAATTGCCGGCGATCACGCCAGCGAATCAACCTATGCCCAGGTGCGCGCCAGCCTCGGACTGGACCAACCGCTGCCGCTGCAGTTCTGGCACTATGTGCAACATCTGGTGCGTGGCGACCTCGGTATTTCCAGCATGACCAATCAACCGGTGGCCAGCGACCTCGCACGCACCTTCCCGGCCACCATCGAGCTGGCCACCTGCGCCATGATTTTCGGCGCGCTGTTCGGTATCCTGCTGGCGCTGCTGGCAGCGTGGAAGCCGGGCAGCCTGCTGGATAACGTGGCCAGGCTTATCTCTCTGCTCGGCTATTCGGTGCCGGTGTTCTGGCTCGGACTGCTTGGGCTGCTGCTGTTCTATGCCGTGCTGCACTGGTCTGCCGGGCCGGGAAGACTGGACGATATCTGGATTTATACGCTGGAACCTAAAACCGGTCTGGTGCTGATCGACAGCTGGCTGTCCGGCGACAGGGAGATGTTGCGTAACGCCATCGCCCATCTGTGGTTACCAGTGGTGGTACTGGGGCTGCTGTCGATGGCGACCATCACCCGGCTGCTGCGCGCAGCGTTGTTGGAAGAGAGCAGCAAAGAGTATGTCACTCTGGCCCGCGCCAAAGGTGCCAGCCGTGGGCGCATCCTGCTGCTGCATATTTTTCCTAACGTGCGCGGCACGCTTATCACCGTGCTGGCGCTTTCCTATGCCACGCTGCTGGAAGGCTCGGTACTGACCGAAACCGTGTTCGCCTGGCCGGGCGTGGGCCGCTATATGACCACCGCGCTGTTCGCCTCGGACACCCCGGCAATTCTTGGCTCCACCCTGCTGATTGGCGGCTGTTTTATCGCCATTAACGCGCTGGCGGATGCGCTCACTTACCTGACTGACCCGAGAACCCGATGA
- a CDS encoding ABC transporter permease, translated as MTQSLYNAESVKPRVRRHITLTVGLGLVGMLILAALFAPLLAPNDPNAQEMAVRLMPPSADHWLGTDGFGRDLLSRVIYGARPTLLLVSLILVLTIPVGMLIGISAGYLGGWSERVLMRITDIFLSLPNLVIALALVAMMGPGLMNGALALALTSWPPFARQARAETLALRRSDYLAAARMQGIHGLRLMFGHILPLCLPTAVVRAALSLGGIILSAAGLGFLGMGIQPPTAEWGSMVAEGSKVIFDQWWVAAVPGGAILFASLAFNLTGDGLRDRLDTRNEH; from the coding sequence ATGACGCAATCTCTCTACAATGCGGAAAGCGTTAAACCACGCGTGCGCCGTCATATCACGCTGACCGTTGGCCTTGGCCTGGTCGGTATGCTGATTTTAGCCGCCCTGTTTGCCCCACTGCTGGCGCCGAACGATCCCAACGCACAGGAGATGGCCGTTCGGCTGATGCCTCCTTCTGCTGACCACTGGCTGGGAACGGACGGCTTTGGCCGCGACCTCCTCTCCAGAGTGATTTACGGCGCACGGCCCACGCTGCTGCTGGTGTCGTTAATTCTTGTACTGACCATTCCGGTCGGCATGCTGATTGGCATCAGCGCCGGCTACCTCGGTGGCTGGAGCGAGCGGGTACTGATGCGCATTACCGATATTTTCCTGTCCCTGCCTAATCTGGTGATTGCCCTGGCGCTGGTGGCGATGATGGGGCCGGGGCTGATGAATGGTGCGCTGGCGCTGGCGTTGACCAGCTGGCCGCCCTTTGCCCGCCAGGCGCGAGCTGAAACCCTGGCGCTGCGCCGCAGCGACTATCTTGCCGCTGCCCGTATGCAGGGTATTCACGGTCTGCGCCTGATGTTCGGCCATATTTTGCCGCTCTGTCTGCCAACGGCGGTAGTGCGCGCTGCACTCAGCCTCGGCGGGATCATCCTCTCTGCTGCTGGCCTGGGGTTCCTCGGCATGGGCATTCAGCCGCCGACCGCCGAATGGGGCTCAATGGTCGCCGAAGGCAGCAAGGTGATTTTCGATCAATGGTGGGTGGCGGCCGTTCCCGGCGGCGCGATCCTGTTTGCCAGCCTGGCATTCAATCTGACAGGCGATGGCCTGCGTGACCGACTGGATACCCGAAATGAACACTAA
- a CDS encoding ABC transporter ATP-binding protein yields MNTNPSAQIVADGLTIRAANGAELVKNISFTLGRERVALVGESGSGKSLTARTLMGLLAPSLRVEANTLNIAGENALTLSERRWCGLRGSQLGMVMQDPKYALNPLRTIGWQVAEPLKLHGRFSRAEIKEKVCEMLDAVGLPQPAELMQRYPHQLSGGMGQRVMLAMALIAEPRFLIADEPTSALDHAMRDQVLGLIQRLVDRRNMGLLLISHDLQQVSEHCERVMVMYQGEVLDRLPAAELPRATHPYTRTLWSCRPGKATHGRLLPVLDRAALVQGDRHD; encoded by the coding sequence ATGAACACTAATCCTTCTGCGCAGATTGTGGCGGATGGCCTGACTATTCGCGCGGCCAACGGTGCGGAGCTGGTGAAAAATATCAGCTTTACCCTCGGTCGTGAACGTGTGGCGCTGGTCGGGGAATCCGGCTCAGGCAAATCGCTGACCGCCCGCACATTGATGGGCCTGCTGGCTCCTTCGCTACGGGTAGAGGCCAATACGCTGAATATCGCCGGGGAAAATGCGCTGACGCTCAGTGAGCGCCGCTGGTGCGGGCTGCGCGGTAGCCAGCTGGGCATGGTGATGCAGGATCCGAAATACGCCCTCAATCCGCTTCGAACCATCGGCTGGCAGGTCGCGGAGCCACTAAAACTGCACGGCCGCTTCTCCCGCGCCGAGATCAAGGAAAAAGTGTGCGAGATGCTCGACGCGGTCGGGTTGCCGCAGCCAGCAGAGCTGATGCAGCGCTATCCCCACCAGCTTTCAGGTGGGATGGGGCAGCGCGTGATGCTGGCAATGGCGCTGATCGCCGAACCGCGCTTTCTGATCGCCGATGAACCGACTTCCGCACTGGATCACGCGATGCGCGATCAGGTGCTGGGGCTGATTCAACGTTTGGTGGATCGGCGCAATATGGGGCTGCTGCTGATCAGTCACGATCTGCAACAGGTTTCCGAGCACTGTGAACGGGTGATGGTGATGTATCAGGGCGAAGTGTTGGACCGACTGCCCGCAGCCGAATTACCCCGCGCCACCCATCCTTATACGCGCACGCTGTGGTCGTGCCGCCCGGGCAAGGCGACCCACGGCAGGCTGCTGCCAGTGCTGGATCGCGCTGCGCTGGTACAGGGAGACCGCCATGATTGA
- a CDS encoding ABC transporter ATP-binding protein: MIELSQLSVAHKQGYELRRVVHDVSLKIRPGECFGLVGPSGCGKSSLLWVMAGLNAHWHGGMQLAGRQAAAGKPFSGQLRRDVQMVFQDPYASLHPRHRLRRTLAEPLKLIGSRQINERIDQGFRHVGLDPALADRYPHQLSGGQRQRVAIVRALLLEPKILLLDEPTSALDMSVQAEILNLLTQLKQQDNLTMVLVSHDPDVIDHMCDRAVHMERGRLVN; the protein is encoded by the coding sequence ATGATTGAATTGAGCCAATTGAGCGTTGCCCACAAGCAGGGCTACGAACTGCGTCGCGTAGTGCATGATGTGTCGCTGAAGATCCGGCCGGGAGAATGTTTTGGCCTGGTCGGCCCCTCCGGCTGCGGCAAGTCATCGCTACTGTGGGTAATGGCCGGTCTGAACGCGCACTGGCATGGCGGCATGCAGCTGGCCGGGCGCCAGGCCGCAGCGGGCAAGCCGTTTAGCGGACAGCTAAGGCGCGATGTACAGATGGTGTTTCAGGATCCGTATGCCTCACTGCACCCGCGTCACCGCCTGCGCCGCACACTGGCGGAACCGCTGAAGTTGATCGGCAGCAGGCAGATCAATGAGCGCATCGATCAAGGTTTCCGTCATGTCGGGCTGGATCCGGCGCTGGCAGACCGTTATCCACATCAGCTTTCCGGTGGCCAGCGTCAGCGCGTAGCGATTGTGCGCGCCCTGCTGCTGGAGCCGAAAATTCTGTTGCTGGATGAGCCAACTTCCGCGCTGGACATGTCGGTACAGGCGGAAATCCTTAATCTACTCACCCAGCTGAAGCAGCAGGATAACCTGACGATGGTACTGGTCAGTCACGATCCTGATGTCATTGACCATATGTGCGACCGCGCGGTGCATATGGAGCGGGGAAGGCTGGTCAATTAA
- a CDS encoding ABC transporter substrate-binding protein codes for MRIILPLLLGSTLLLSPGIQAATPADTLIVAISLDGIISFDPAESFETVSTSSLRNVYQTLVSADIDDPRKLAPQLASSWQPGAGEHSLLFTLKPGVKFASGNPVTSDDVIYSLTRAVKLNKTPVFILGEFGWTAENIDAQFTRHGDNQLEIRWFSNIGRDLALRLLTSPVASTLDAKLAQQHASAGDFGNGWLRTHSAGSAAYKISHYVPQQALVLEQNPQAQPAPHLKRVILKNVADPGSRRLLLEQGDADVAYGLGADQFATLKKQSNVTVASFPSSLIYYLGFNTQDPQQPVLGNPAFWQAARWLIDYQSLSQQLLKGQYAVHQAFLPGGFDAALDNQPFHYDLVKAKAILAKAGIRPGTRFALTIVNQPPYSEVAQALQASFAKADIQIDIQPVAEAELWSKMRGRDFQSVFIYWGADYVDANSNASTFAYHMNGGPKTLAWRVGWNIPQLSAQTRAAAADSNVIKRNALYRQLQSEIQQNSPFVVMLQGQQQVGLSRHVQGAYGGIGISLLYFDRVSKI; via the coding sequence ATGCGAATAATCCTCCCGTTGTTGTTGGGCAGTACTCTGCTACTTTCTCCAGGCATTCAGGCCGCCACGCCTGCCGATACGCTTATTGTGGCTATTTCGCTCGACGGGATTATCAGTTTCGACCCGGCAGAGAGTTTTGAGACGGTAAGTACCAGCAGCCTGCGCAACGTTTATCAGACGCTGGTATCCGCAGATATCGACGACCCGCGTAAGCTGGCGCCCCAGCTTGCCAGCAGCTGGCAGCCGGGCGCCGGTGAGCACAGCCTGCTGTTTACCCTGAAACCGGGAGTGAAGTTTGCCAGCGGTAACCCGGTGACCAGCGATGACGTGATTTATTCACTGACGCGGGCGGTAAAGCTGAATAAGACACCGGTATTTATTCTCGGTGAGTTCGGCTGGACGGCAGAGAACATCGACGCGCAGTTCACCAGACACGGCGATAACCAGTTAGAAATTCGTTGGTTCTCTAATATCGGACGCGATCTGGCGCTGCGCCTGCTGACCTCTCCCGTCGCTTCTACCCTTGACGCTAAACTGGCGCAGCAACATGCCAGCGCAGGGGATTTTGGTAACGGCTGGTTACGTACCCACTCGGCCGGCAGCGCCGCCTACAAAATTAGCCACTATGTGCCACAGCAGGCGCTGGTGCTGGAACAGAATCCACAGGCGCAGCCCGCACCGCACCTTAAAAGAGTGATCCTGAAAAATGTCGCCGATCCCGGTTCACGCCGCTTACTGTTGGAACAGGGCGATGCCGATGTCGCCTACGGTCTTGGTGCCGACCAGTTCGCCACGCTGAAAAAACAGTCTAACGTGACGGTCGCCAGTTTCCCCTCCAGCCTGATTTACTACCTTGGCTTTAACACTCAGGATCCGCAACAGCCTGTGCTGGGCAATCCGGCCTTTTGGCAGGCCGCACGCTGGTTGATTGACTACCAAAGTCTCTCTCAGCAGCTTCTGAAGGGGCAATATGCGGTGCATCAAGCCTTTCTGCCGGGCGGATTTGACGCCGCGCTGGATAATCAGCCGTTCCATTACGACCTCGTCAAAGCGAAAGCGATTCTGGCAAAGGCCGGCATTCGGCCCGGCACGCGTTTTGCGCTCACTATCGTCAATCAGCCCCCCTACAGCGAGGTAGCACAGGCGTTGCAGGCCAGCTTTGCTAAAGCGGATATTCAGATTGATATTCAGCCGGTGGCAGAGGCTGAACTGTGGAGCAAAATGCGCGGGCGCGATTTCCAGTCGGTCTTTATCTACTGGGGCGCGGATTACGTCGATGCCAACAGCAATGCCAGCACCTTCGCTTATCATATGAACGGCGGGCCAAAGACCCTCGCCTGGCGCGTTGGCTGGAACATTCCACAGCTTAGCGCTCAGACCCGTGCCGCCGCTGCCGATAGCAATGTTATTAAGCGCAATGCGCTTTACCGGCAGTTACAAAGCGAGATCCAACAAAATTCGCCGTTTGTGGTGATGTTGCAGGGGCAGCAGCAGGTAGGTTTGAGCAGGCATGTGCAGGGGGCATACGGGGGGATTGGCATTAGCCTACTGTATTTCGACCGGGTGAGTAAAATCTAG
- a CDS encoding acyltransferase, with protein sequence MLKTLNIKLLMPIATYLVILLHTAAVPFHTFHSAWSVAVMYDALGRISFPLYLLIAGYISLNKNESLLSTLKVRVLNLLIPLIAWTAVYFVYNRMINGSTASFSVLETLSTPAYQHLWFIYTLILLYLVTPLLNTFIQHGSQQRINYIIAIWFALASVYMLFDNFKDSVLENHPESVPSNIDMVVYLSGFYIIGGVARRYKLAPKTAIASVIFILSAVLTAVMCYSLSISINQPNEIFLFYSAPTIVTLALACFFMLLNARLQFTRRLSLSIRGLNRLSTGIFFIHMLVLETLLRLWPVNFENYYAILTIPAVALLSYTVSALLVAALRVVPGLKRVV encoded by the coding sequence TTGTTGAAAACCCTCAATATTAAACTGTTAATGCCGATTGCCACCTATCTGGTGATCCTGCTACACACTGCTGCGGTGCCGTTCCATACCTTTCATAGCGCCTGGTCAGTCGCAGTTATGTATGACGCTCTGGGCCGAATTTCCTTTCCGCTGTACTTACTGATTGCGGGCTATATTTCGCTCAATAAAAATGAATCATTGCTTAGTACGTTAAAGGTCCGGGTGCTGAACCTGCTGATACCGCTGATTGCGTGGACGGCGGTTTACTTTGTTTATAACCGTATGATTAATGGCAGTACTGCCTCATTCAGCGTGCTGGAAACGCTCAGTACCCCTGCCTATCAGCATTTGTGGTTTATCTATACGCTGATCCTGCTGTATCTGGTTACTCCGCTGCTGAATACGTTTATCCAGCACGGTAGCCAGCAGCGAATTAATTATATTATCGCCATCTGGTTTGCTCTGGCTTCAGTTTATATGTTGTTTGACAATTTCAAAGATAGCGTGCTGGAAAATCATCCTGAATCCGTGCCAAGTAATATTGATATGGTGGTTTATCTGTCCGGGTTTTATATTATTGGTGGCGTCGCACGTCGCTATAAACTGGCACCTAAAACGGCCATCGCCAGCGTCATATTCATACTGAGTGCGGTATTAACCGCAGTGATGTGCTATTCGTTATCCATCAGCATCAACCAGCCAAACGAGATTTTTTTGTTCTATTCGGCACCGACCATTGTCACGCTTGCGCTTGCCTGTTTCTTTATGCTGCTCAATGCGCGATTGCAGTTCACCAGGCGTTTGAGTTTGTCCATACGCGGGCTAAACAGACTGAGTACGGGTATTTTCTTTATTCATATGCTGGTGCTGGAAACGCTACTGCGGCTGTGGCCGGTAAATTTTGAAAACTACTACGCCATCCTGACTATTCCGGCAGTGGCTCTGTTGAGTTATACGGTGTCTGCTCTGCTGGTAGCGGCGCTGCGGGTGGTTCCGGGGCTTAAACGAGTGGTATAA
- the iraP gene encoding anti-adapter protein IraP — translation MKQLVIDILMKLARMDVDTKELTAQVEAQSLVLAALLLTVGKEDSPSIAENIQNAILTVSRGGEGFLQTDVDLLLTHVNRLLAVTRYVDEATPAEDA, via the coding sequence ATGAAGCAGCTGGTTATCGATATTTTAATGAAGCTTGCCAGAATGGATGTGGACACAAAAGAGCTGACGGCTCAAGTTGAGGCGCAATCACTGGTGCTGGCCGCATTGCTGCTTACCGTTGGTAAAGAGGACAGCCCCTCAATAGCGGAAAATATCCAGAATGCGATTCTCACCGTATCACGCGGAGGCGAGGGTTTTCTGCAAACCGACGTGGATTTATTGCTCACCCATGTGAACCGTCTGCTGGCGGTAACGAGATATGTCGACGAAGCCACGCCAGCAGAGGATGCCTAA
- the crcB gene encoding fluoride efflux transporter CrcB translates to MLKQLLAVMAGGCAGCVVRWLLAVRLNAWFPNLPPGTLLVNLVGGFIIGAAVALFARYPGMDQTWKLLITTGLCGGMTTFSTFSLEVVTLIQAGSYLWAIISVITHVAGSLLMTMGGFWLMSLLL, encoded by the coding sequence ATGTTGAAACAGTTATTAGCCGTGATGGCAGGCGGCTGTGCTGGCTGCGTCGTGCGCTGGTTGCTCGCCGTGCGCCTCAACGCCTGGTTTCCAAATTTGCCGCCCGGCACGCTGCTGGTTAATCTGGTCGGTGGATTTATTATTGGTGCTGCGGTGGCGTTGTTTGCCCGTTATCCGGGGATGGATCAGACCTGGAAACTGCTGATAACCACCGGTTTATGCGGGGGGATGACCACCTTTTCCACGTTCTCGCTGGAGGTGGTGACGCTGATCCAGGCTGGTAGTTACCTCTGGGCAATCATCTCTGTTATTACCCACGTCGCAGGTTCACTGTTAATGACGATGGGTGGCTTCTGGCTTATGTCACTGCTTCTCTGA
- a CDS encoding YbaN family protein — translation MTERRNILLPATAQKRNRKKALRYLYQLLAVLSLALAVAGFILPGLPCTEFVLLAAWFASRSSPSLHRWIMRHRLFGPLLANWQQGILPRRAKWAATLAMSLTALVMAICVSHTPSVVVSIGCMAAVLVWLWRRPEKQNPPPPA, via the coding sequence ATGACCGAACGCCGCAACATACTGCTCCCCGCCACCGCGCAAAAGCGCAACAGGAAAAAAGCGTTGCGCTATTTATATCAATTGTTGGCCGTGTTAAGCCTGGCGCTGGCCGTTGCGGGCTTCATTCTGCCGGGCTTGCCCTGCACCGAGTTTGTGCTGTTGGCGGCCTGGTTCGCTTCGCGTAGCTCACCGTCTTTGCACCGCTGGATTATGCGTCACAGGCTGTTTGGCCCGCTGCTGGCCAACTGGCAGCAGGGTATTTTGCCGCGCCGGGCGAAATGGGCTGCCACGCTGGCCATGAGCCTGACCGCGCTGGTGATGGCCATTTGCGTGTCGCATACGCCCAGCGTGGTCGTATCTATCGGCTGCATGGCGGCAGTATTGGTTTGGCTTTGGCGTCGTCCGGAGAAACAAAACCCGCCGCCACCGGCCTGA
- a CDS encoding type II toxin-antitoxin system prevent-host-death family antitoxin yields MTTKTYTSRLFNQDVSGAKKAAETAPVYITVRGRPSHVLMTFAQYQKLSGASVSLADALYMPAAGDVDFELPREDIIVRDVDF; encoded by the coding sequence ATGACGACAAAAACCTATACCAGCCGCCTGTTTAATCAGGACGTTTCTGGTGCAAAAAAAGCCGCAGAAACTGCGCCGGTATATATCACGGTGCGCGGCAGGCCGTCTCACGTTTTAATGACGTTTGCACAGTATCAAAAGCTGTCTGGTGCCTCGGTAAGCCTGGCCGATGCGCTTTATATGCCCGCAGCCGGGGATGTCGATTTTGAGCTTCCCCGCGAGGATATTATTGTCAGGGATGTGGATTTCTGA